In one Bradyrhizobium sp. 4 genomic region, the following are encoded:
- the serB gene encoding phosphoserine phosphatase SerB, protein MSLVATLICNPNNPALDSTIVDGARAVLPQAAPAHWLFEGVAVDIPFGADSNLEGDRHAIEQRLRELRGDLPIDIVVQPVGFRRKKLFLADMDSTMIGQECIDELADFVGVKAHVAAITERAMRGEVEFEPALRERVALLKDLPASAVDEVLAKRITLTPGGRELVATMRAHGAYACLVSGGFTLFTSAVATRIGFQENRANELVVRDGKFTGEVKEPILGRAAKLATLVDLMESFDLDDIDSLAVGDGANDLAMIQAAGLGVAYHAKPAVAAAAAARIDHGDLTALLYAQGYRREEFVEA, encoded by the coding sequence ATGTCCCTCGTCGCCACGCTGATCTGTAACCCGAATAACCCCGCGCTCGACTCGACCATCGTCGACGGCGCCCGCGCCGTGCTGCCACAGGCGGCTCCCGCGCACTGGCTGTTCGAAGGGGTTGCAGTCGACATCCCCTTCGGCGCCGACAGTAACCTCGAAGGCGACCGTCACGCCATCGAGCAGCGGCTCCGCGAGCTTCGCGGCGACCTGCCCATCGACATCGTGGTGCAACCAGTCGGCTTCCGGCGCAAGAAGCTTTTTCTCGCCGACATGGATTCTACCATGATCGGCCAGGAATGCATCGACGAGCTCGCCGATTTCGTCGGGGTGAAGGCCCATGTGGCAGCCATTACCGAACGCGCGATGCGCGGCGAAGTCGAGTTCGAGCCGGCGCTGCGCGAGCGCGTTGCTCTGCTCAAGGACCTCCCCGCCAGTGCCGTCGACGAGGTGCTGGCCAAGCGCATTACGCTGACGCCGGGTGGCCGCGAACTGGTCGCCACCATGCGCGCCCACGGCGCTTACGCCTGTCTCGTCTCCGGCGGCTTCACGCTGTTCACCAGCGCGGTCGCCACCAGGATCGGTTTCCAGGAGAACCGGGCCAATGAGCTCGTCGTCCGCGACGGCAAGTTCACCGGCGAGGTGAAGGAGCCGATTTTGGGGCGCGCGGCAAAGCTCGCGACGCTGGTGGATCTGATGGAGTCGTTCGATCTCGACGACATCGACTCGCTGGCGGTCGGCGACGGCGCCAATGATCTCGCGATGATCCAGGCGGCGGGCCTGGGCGTGGCGTATCACGCCAAGCCGGCGGTGGCTGCTGCCGCAGCGGCGCGGATCGATCATGGCGATCTCACCGCGCTGCTGTACGCGCAGGGGTATCGACGCGAGGAGTTCGTGGAGGCGTAA
- a CDS encoding Do family serine endopeptidase, whose product MTAATIAPTRLRLGLAALAVGVFSAFGTPAYARGPDGIADVAEKVIDAVVNISTSQTVEAKGGGGGNAMPQLPPGSPFEEFFDDFFKNRKGPGGGSKGGENSPAPRKTNSLGSGFIIDTSGVVVTNNHVIADADEINVILNDGTKIKAELVGVDKKTDLAVLKFKPSKPLVSVKFGDSDKLRLGDWVVAIGNPFSLGGTVTAGIVSAKNRDISSGPYDSYIQTDASINRGNSGGPLFNLDGDVIGVNTLIISPSGGSIGIGFAVPSKTVAGVVDQLRQFGELRRGWLGVRIQSVTDEIAESLNIKPPRGALVAGVDDKGPAKPAGIEPGDVVVKFDGKDVKDPKDLSRVVADTAVGKEVDVVIIRKGQEETKKVMLGRLQDPDKVQAAVKTDEPAPEKTVTQKALGLDLAALSKDLRTRYKIKDSVKGVVVTNVDANSDAAEKRLSAGDVIVEVAQESVSSGADIQKRIDQLKKDGKKSVLLLVSNADGELRFVALSVQ is encoded by the coding sequence ATGACCGCTGCCACCATTGCCCCGACCCGTTTGCGCTTAGGGCTGGCCGCGCTCGCCGTTGGCGTTTTCAGCGCATTCGGCACACCGGCCTATGCGCGCGGACCGGATGGCATCGCCGACGTCGCCGAAAAGGTGATCGACGCGGTCGTCAACATCTCGACCTCGCAGACCGTCGAAGCCAAGGGCGGGGGCGGCGGCAATGCCATGCCGCAACTGCCGCCCGGTTCGCCCTTCGAGGAGTTCTTCGACGACTTCTTCAAGAATCGCAAGGGTCCCGGCGGCGGCAGCAAGGGCGGCGAGAATAGCCCGGCGCCGCGCAAGACCAACTCGCTCGGAAGTGGCTTCATCATCGACACATCAGGCGTCGTCGTCACCAACAACCACGTCATTGCGGACGCCGACGAGATCAACGTCATCCTCAACGACGGGACCAAGATCAAGGCCGAGCTGGTCGGAGTCGACAAGAAGACCGATCTTGCCGTGCTCAAGTTCAAGCCGTCGAAACCGCTGGTGTCGGTGAAGTTCGGCGATTCCGACAAGCTGCGCCTCGGCGATTGGGTCGTCGCGATCGGCAATCCTTTCAGCCTCGGCGGCACCGTGACGGCCGGTATCGTCTCGGCGAAGAACCGTGACATCTCCTCAGGTCCCTACGACAGCTACATTCAGACCGACGCCTCCATCAACCGCGGCAATTCCGGCGGTCCGCTTTTCAACCTCGATGGCGACGTCATCGGCGTCAACACGCTGATCATCTCGCCTTCCGGGGGCTCGATCGGCATCGGCTTCGCCGTGCCGTCGAAGACGGTGGCGGGTGTCGTCGACCAGCTCCGCCAGTTCGGCGAATTGCGCCGCGGCTGGCTGGGCGTGCGCATCCAGAGCGTCACCGACGAGATCGCCGAGAGCCTCAACATCAAGCCGCCGCGGGGCGCGCTGGTTGCCGGCGTCGACGACAAGGGCCCTGCCAAACCGGCCGGCATCGAGCCCGGCGACGTCGTCGTCAAGTTCGACGGCAAGGACGTCAAGGACCCCAAGGATCTCTCTCGCGTGGTCGCCGACACCGCGGTCGGCAAGGAGGTCGATGTCGTCATCATCCGCAAGGGTCAGGAGGAGACCAAGAAGGTCATGCTCGGCCGGCTGCAGGATCCCGACAAGGTGCAGGCCGCAGTGAAGACCGACGAGCCCGCACCTGAAAAGACCGTGACACAGAAGGCGCTCGGCCTCGATCTCGCGGCGCTGAGCAAGGATCTGCGTACGCGCTACAAGATCAAGGACAGCGTCAAGGGCGTGGTCGTCACCAATGTCGACGCTAATTCGGATGCCGCCGAGAAGCGCCTCTCCGCCGGCGACGTCATCGTCGAGGTGGCGCAGGAGAGCGTCTCCAGCGGCGCCGACATCCAGAAGCGGATCGACCAGCTCAAGAAGGACGGCAAGAAGTCGGTGCTGCTGCTGGTCTCGAACGCCGACGGTGAGCTGCGCTTCGTGGCGTTGAGCGTGCAGTAA
- a CDS encoding DUF2065 domain-containing protein, with product MRSIAFTDFLIGLGILFVLEGLMFAASPAWMRKAMKSAMATPDNVLRAVGIGSAVAGLVLIWVMRRPI from the coding sequence ATGAGGTCCATTGCGTTCACCGACTTCCTCATCGGTTTGGGCATCCTGTTCGTGCTGGAAGGCTTGATGTTCGCGGCAAGCCCGGCCTGGATGCGCAAGGCCATGAAAAGCGCGATGGCCACGCCGGACAATGTCCTGCGGGCGGTCGGCATCGGTTCGGCCGTGGCCGGCTTGGTCCTGATCTGGGTTATGCGACGTCCAATTTAG
- the miaA gene encoding tRNA (adenosine(37)-N6)-dimethylallyltransferase MiaA encodes MSEGQAGRRHVGKAVLIAGPTASGKSALALELALAAGGVVINADSMQVYRDLRIITARPTDGDEARAPHRLYGHVDAAVNFSAGAWVGDAAKALEVAKAEGRLPIFIGGTGLYFKALTAGLSVVPPIPAEVREDVRARLERNGVEALHAELAASDPRAAERLNLRDRTRIARALEVVKATGRSLLDWHHEGQPPLLPKDSFRAVFLAPERDELYARIDARFDAMLGAGALEEVERLAARNLDPLLPAMKAHGVPALVRHLRGELSLEQAATIGRADTRHYAKRQFTWFRHQLPEFEWVKPEEIRGWPAIVNAARDQG; translated from the coding sequence GTGAGCGAGGGGCAAGCCGGCAGAAGGCATGTTGGCAAGGCGGTGCTTATCGCAGGCCCGACCGCCAGCGGCAAGTCGGCGCTGGCGCTCGAGCTTGCGCTCGCTGCGGGCGGGGTCGTGATCAATGCCGATTCCATGCAGGTCTATCGCGACCTCCGCATCATCACCGCGCGCCCCACAGATGGCGACGAGGCGCGGGCGCCTCATCGCCTGTACGGCCATGTCGATGCGGCCGTGAATTTTTCGGCTGGCGCCTGGGTGGGCGACGCGGCCAAGGCGCTCGAAGTGGCGAAAGCCGAAGGCCGCCTGCCGATCTTCATCGGCGGCACCGGGCTGTACTTCAAGGCGCTGACGGCGGGCCTTTCCGTGGTGCCGCCGATCCCCGCCGAGGTGCGCGAGGACGTTCGAGCGCGGCTGGAGCGGAACGGCGTCGAGGCGCTGCATGCGGAACTCGCAGCCTCCGATCCGCGAGCCGCCGAGCGATTGAACCTGCGTGATCGCACGCGCATTGCGCGCGCGCTCGAAGTGGTCAAAGCTACCGGCCGTTCGCTGCTGGACTGGCACCATGAGGGCCAGCCGCCGCTGCTGCCGAAGGACAGTTTTCGCGCCGTGTTCCTCGCGCCCGAACGCGACGAGCTCTATGCGCGCATCGACGCCCGCTTCGATGCCATGTTGGGTGCTGGCGCGCTGGAGGAGGTCGAGCGTCTCGCCGCCCGAAACCTCGATCCGCTGCTGCCGGCGATGAAAGCTCATGGCGTGCCGGCCCTGGTCCGGCATCTGCGTGGTGAGCTCAGCCTGGAGCAAGCGGCTACCATCGGCCGCGCCGACACCCGCCACTACGCCAAGCGGCAGTTCACCTGGTTCCGGCACCAATTGCCCGAATTCGAGTGGGTGAAGCCGGAGGAGATTCGAGGCTGGCCCGCGATCGTGAACGCGGCACGGGACCAAGGCTGA